The following DNA comes from Synechococcus sp. CC9616.
GATCGATGAAGCAATCCAACTGATCACATCGGCCATCCATGCGCTGAGTCCCTGAACTCACTAATTTCCAGCTGATTGATCCCCTGCAATGACCGCCACATCAGCACCTTCACTGGATGTTGGCCTTGCGATCCGAGACGGGTGGCAGGCGTTCTGTCGCGCACCCTGGCCGTTCGTCGGCTTCATCGTCCTGACGGGGATTCTGTCCCAGCTGGCAACGCTGATTCCAGGCATTGGCTGGGTGGCGTCGATCGTCATCAATCTCTGGGGAGGCGTGGGACTGATCCGAGGCTCCTGGATCGCACTTGAGGGCCGCACACTGCGGTTCGCCGATCTGACGGGCTGGGACGGACGGGCTGTCCTGCGCCTGTTCACGCGCCAACTGGTGCTGGGTCTGCTGATCAGCCTGATCGTGCTGGTGATGATCAGCCTCGCTTTCGTCGCGTCCGGTGGGCCAGCGATGCTTGTGGAGCTGGTCGACAAACTCGTCGCGCTGACCCCCGATGAGGAGCTGATGACAGAGGAGCTTCTGTCATCCAGCTCGATGCTCGGTGAGCGCCTGGTGACAAGCCCGTTGGCCGGTCTGTCTTTTCTGATCGGAGGGGTGCTGCTCTTCTACCTCCAGGTCAACCAAGCCTTCCTTGGATTCATCGCACTGCTGGAAGGACGTGGACCGATCAGCACCATCCAGCGTGGACGTGCTGTGGTGGACGGCCAGTGGTGGCAGGTGCTGGGTCTGCTGATCCTGGAAACGCTGATCCTGTTCATCGGCTTCGTCCTGGTTCTGGTTGGTCTGCTGGCTGCCGTTCCGCTGACGTTCTGCATCAGCGGCGCGGCCTACCGCCAACTGTTCGGGACAGAGGATCAGGCCGGACTGCTCAACGGACAGTGATCAATCAACTGAAAGTGAGAATCACGAATCCTGTGACCCCGATCAAGGCCAGCAGCACCTGAGCGACCTGGCTCACCAGCAAGGCCACCACCACGGCCAAACCCACCCTGGCCGCCTGATTCAATCTGGCGGCCCAGGCCAGATCCGGAGCCCGGGAACGCAGGGACCAGGCTTCCACGAGGGCTGCGCCAAGCCAGGGAGCCAGAAGTAGTCCCAGGCCACCTGAGAACACTCCGATCAACACGCCTACACCGGCACCCAGCAGCGCCCAGCGACTTGCCTGCTGATTCGCCGTCGCCAGACTCACCGCCAGAACGTCGGCCATCAATCCCAGGCCGAAGATCAGAAGCGCCAGCAACAAGGAAGGCCATCCGGCACTCCACCCCACCTGAAGGCACCAGAGGCCAGCGCCCAAAGGGAGCCAGAGCAACCCTGGCAACACGGGCACGATGACTCCGGGAACAGCCAGAAGCTGCAGGCCGAGCGCCAGCCACCAAATCAGTTCAGGCGTCATCTGGCCTGCGCCGTGCAAGCCGCCATTTCGCACTGCGACTGCGCGGATTGCTCTGTTGCTCCTCTTCAGAGGCGACCAGTGGCTTACGCGTGATGCGCTCCAGGCGCTGATCCTCAACAAAGGCCTGCTTTACCCGACGGTCCTCCAGTGAGTGGAAACTGATGATCCCCAGCAGCCCATGGGGCCCCAGCCAATCCGGAGCGCGCTGCAGCAGACGCTCCAGCACCTCCAGTTCCCTGTTGACGGCAATGCGCAGCGCTTGAAACGTCCGCGTTGCCGGGTGGATCCGTCCACGTCGAGCCTTCGGTGGATAGCAACCGGCAACGGCATAGGCGAGGTCTGCCGTTCCGGCATAGGAACCCTGGAAGGCCAGATCAGATTTGATGCGTCGAGCGATTCGGCGCGACAGCCTCTCCTCGCCATAGCCATAAATCAAATCGGCGAGAGCTGACTCCTCCAGCCGCTCAATCAGTTCGCCAGCGGTTTCGCCCCCTCCAGCTGGGTTCATGCGCATGTCCAGGGGACCATCCAGCCGAAAGCTGAAGCCACGTTCAGCCTGATCCAGTTGAGGGCTGCTCACCCCAAGATCCACAAGAACCATCACAGCCGGTTCATTCGGGGTGAAATCAGCAAAATTCGTTGCCGTGATCTGAATCCGATCCGAAAACGGCGCCAAGCGATCCACGGCCGCAGCTCGTGCGGCTGGATCCTGATCAAGCCCCACCAACCTCAGCTGGGGATGACGTTCCAGCAGTAAGGCGCTGTGGCCTCCTCCTCCGAGGGTGGCGTCGATGAGGACTCCATCCTGGCTCGGCAAAGCCTCGGCAGCCTGCAAGACGACGTTCGCCAGCACCGACAAGTGACAGAACTCAGACGAGATCGACAACAGCTGCCTGGGGTGGACTCCTTAAGATTGGTTCATCGCTGAGCCCATCGGTCCCATGACGCAGCTGGAAACGCGTACGGAGCCGATGGTGGTCAACTTCGGCCCCCATCACCCCTCCATGCACGGAGTGCTGAGGCTGGTGGTGACTCTGGATGGAGAAGACGTTGTCGATTGCGAACCGGTGATCGGGTATCTCCATCGCGGCATGGAGAAGATCGCCGAGAACCGGACGAACGTGATGTTCGTGCCCTACGTGAGTCGCATGGATTATGCGGCCGGCATGTTTTACGAAGCGGTCGTGGTCAATGCGCCCGAACGACTGGCGGACATCCCGGTGCCGAAGCGGGCCAGTTACATCCGCGTTCTGATGCTGGAGCTCAACCGGATTGCCAACCATCTGCTGTGGCTCGGCCCGTTTCTTGCGGACGTTGGTGCCCAGACCCCTTTCTTCTACATCTTCCGGGAACGGGAGATGATCTATGACCTCTGGGAAGCCGCCACGGGTCAGCGCCTGATCAACAACAACTACTTCAGAATCGGCGGGGTCGCAGCAGATCTGCCCTGGGGTTGGCTTGAGAAATGTCGGGACTTCTGCGATTGGTTTGGCCCAAAAATTGATGAGTACGAAAAGTTGATTACCAACAACCCGATCTTCCGTCGCAGGATTGAGGGTCTTGGCACGATTGTTAAGCAGGACGCCATCAACTGGAGTCTGTCCGGTCCGATGCTTCGGGCCTCTGGGGTCCCCTGGGATCTACGCAAAGTTGATCATTACGAGTGCTACGACGACTTCGATTGGGATGTCGCTACGGCGACAGAAGGTGATTGCTACGCCCGTTACAGGGTGCGCATCGAGGAAATGCGTCAGTCGGTGAAAATCCTGCGCCAGGCATGCGACATGATTCCCGGGGGGCCCACTGAAAATCTAGAAGCCAAACGTCTCAACGAAGGCAAAGGCAGTGAAGCTGCAGGCTTTGACTATCAATACGTTGCCAAGAAAGTGGCTCCTACGTTCAAGATTCCCGATGGAGAGCTTTATACGCGGCTGGAATCAGGCAAAGGAGAGATCGGCATCTTCATTCAGGGCAACAACGATGTGACCCCTTGGCGTTTCAAGATACGAGCCGCTGACAGCAACAATCTTCAGATCCTTCCACATATCCTCAAGGGCCACAAGGTTGCAGACATTATGGCCATTCTTGGCTCAATCGATGTGATCATGGGATCAGTCGACCGCTAATCAATAGCTTAATTAGACAGAAGATAAAATTGAATAGCCATCAACATTGTTGCTCTTCAAAAAGCCCTTATATTTAAGAATAAGGATTGAAAATTATTCTTATTAATTGTCTTATTTTTGGGTCGATCCTCTGGCTACTGAGGACAATAATTATTTTACTGCTCGCCCGCGAACAGAAGCAAAGGACTAAAAATCGGCTCATCACTTCAACTCTATTTCTGCCTGAATCGACTTATCCATCCGTCAGCATTCTGATTCCCGCCCTCAACGAAGCACAGACCATTGCTCGGTGCATGCTGTCATGCATCGCATGCAGCTATCACAACAAAGAAATTCTTGTCATTGATGATGGATCAACAGATGAGACCAGCCGTGAAGCTGGAATCATTCAATCGAGCCATCCCGCAAACAGAATCAAGGTGTTCAAACTAAGGCACAATAAAGGAAAAACTGCAGCACTTAATTACGCCCTTTCCCAGGCAACTAGTGATCTGATTGTGACTCTGGACGCCGACACAATCTTTTCAGAGAAAAATTCTCTACATACCTTTCTAAGCCCTCTGATCCATCTGAAGAATTGTTCTGGCACAACCGCCAATCTTCATGTTCGTCATCCCCATGAACCACTTGGCATGGTTCAGAGGATCGAATACACAAAAGTGCTCAACAGCAGCAAGCGCGCACAAAGCCTGTTGAGATCGATTCTGATTCTTCCTGGAGCGATGAGCGCCTTTCGCCATCAAGCCCTTGCAGCGATTGGAGGTTTCTCTGCGAGCACTCTGGCGGAAGATGCTGACGCCACGATGCAACTTCTCAGGCAAGGTCATCTCCTGACCTTTCAAGCCAATTGCATTGGGGTAACAGAAGGTCCCCACACCCTGATCGATCTCCTTCGCCAACGGTTGCGTTGGCGCGTCGGGCAATTGGAGTGCCTGATCAAGCACTCTCGTTTGCTGCTGGCCTCTCCAGCAACCACGTTCTTTTACATCGATATGGGTGTGATGAATACGATTTCAGCCTTGACGCCAGTGATCACAGTTCTGGCATTGAGCCAAGACATTTCCGATGCCTTCTTACCCCTTACAACGCTGATGATTGGCTGCTTCGCGGCTGATCTAGCCGCAACCGCAATAACATTTCAACTGGATGACCAAAGCATGCCCGGACTATGGGCATACGTTCTCTATGTCAGTTTTTTCACCCTCTTCAGCCCGTTGATCACCTGGGCGGCGATCAGCCAGTTGTTGTTCAATCGAACAACGGGATGGCATACCAGCAAGCGGTATTGATTGTTCAGATCATTGCGAACAGCTCCATGGGAATCTGATCCATACACCAGGCCACGCCTCTGGTCACGAACTCACAATGTCCAGCGTTCCCCAAGGCCGATCAAACAATCAGCCGAACTGGCTCGAACTCAACCGTTGTGTCCGGTTCGGTGACACCGATGCCGCCGGCGTGATGCACTTTCACCAGCTCTTGCGCTGGTGCCATGAGGCATGGGAAGAAAGCCTCCAGCGCTACGGCGTCGCGGCAGCCGCAGTTTTTCCGGGTGGTCGGGGTTCTGAGGGCGAACCGACGATCGCCTTACCGGTGATTCACTGCGAGGCGGATTTTCTTAAACCCGTGCATGGAGGTGATGAGCTGATCGTGAAGCTCGAACCGGAACGGCTTGATCCAGGCAGGTTCGAGCTACGCAGCACCTTTTTGCTGAAACAACCGGAGACGATCGTGGCCCGGGGTTTGATCCGTCACCTGGCGATTGATATTGCAAGCAAGCGTCGCTGCCATCTCCCGGAAAGCGTGGATCGCTGGCTGGAGGCCTCTGGCCTGGGACAACTCAGAGAGCTCTGAGCCAATCACGCCAGCGCTGGCGTTGCCATTTGCCAGCTGCAGACGGTTCCAGTTCGGGGCATTGCAACCAGCGTCGCGGTCGATCCGCCGCCGGCCACCCAAGGGTGAGCTGCTGAAGCGCCGGCAGCACGGATGGATCCGACGAACGAACCAGAGCCACCAACCGCTCCCCCCACTCAGGATCCTCCACCCCCAGCAGCAGCAGTGCTTGCACTGGAAGATGCGCCTCTGCAGCCGCTTGCAGCAGACGGGCCTCCAGCTGTTCGGGAAACACCGTCTCCCCTCCGGAGTGAACGGCACCGTCAAGACGCCCCAGGATGCAAAGGCCCGCGCTGAGATCAGCAGCGTCTCCGGATCGCCACCAGCCATCGTCGTCACAAAGGCTGCTGAACCCGGGCTCGCGCAACGGTGACCAACGTCCAATCGCCAGGCGAGGCGTACGCACCCCCAACGCTCCATCCGGCAGCAGCCTCAGCTCCACATCGTTCAGGGCATCCCCGCAACCGTGCTCTCCAGCCAGAAAACGCTGGGGCGGCAATGCCGACACCATGGCCGCGGTTTCGGTGGCCCCGTAGCAAGGTGCGAGTCGAATGCCAGCTTGACGGGCCTGATCGGCAGCAGCCATCGGCAGAGCCGCGCCACCAACCCAGATCAGGGCAAAGCGCTGCAACCAAAGCAAACCCCTTTCGTCTGCCAGCAACCGGACCAACTGGGTGGGCACAAGGGAGAGCAGCCAAGGCTGCTCATCAGGGTTCGCCCGGGACGGACAGCTGTCCAGCAGGGTCGATGGCTCCTTGAGTTGTGCCGGCGGCAGCCAGACATGGGTCGTTCCCCAACAGCGGCTTCGCCACCAGGGCATCAAGCCACTCATGTGATGAAACGGGAGGGGGTTGAACAGACACGTCTGCTCCGGGACCAGTCCGATCGAGCGCAGCCAGTCCCCGGTCGCGGTGGCGGAGCGATCGAGATGACTGGCTGGCTGAGCACAAAGACGGCGCTCACCGCTGCTGCCCCCGGACGAAACCAGCACGCCGGAGCCTTGGGGCAACTCGCCCTGATCGGGCGAGTCCATCGAGGCCGACGAACCCACGAGCTGCACCCATCCGGATCTCTCCAGTGCCTTCTCCAACGCGGCTGCACTGCGCTGTGGGAATGCCGGATCGCACACCAACCTGGAGAGGGACATCAGGCCTCAGCCGCCGCCCAAACCTGGCTGGGATCGGCACTGAACAGCGGACCGGAAGGACACCAGCCCGGCGCCAGACCAGGAGCTGCAGGGGTCGGCCCCGTCATCTGAAGTGCGGCCAGATGGTTCAGCCAGCGCCTGCCGATCCCACTTTCGAATGCAGTGCTGACCATGCGCCACGGCACACCCTCCTGAAGCTGGCGCAACAACGGACGGGGGTCCCCCTCCAAGGCCGGGCGACGGACCTGCCAACCGGCCCAGCGATCCCTCAACCGCGGATCAACATGCAGAGATTCATCGAGAGCGACAGGACCCTGCTCTGCCAGGGCTTCCAGCCCCTCATGATCCTCGGGGGGCAACGGCTGCTCCAACCAGGCGAACCGCGGATCACCAGCCAGAGCCTGCATCCAGGCTTTCGCCGTCGAACGGTCCCAGCCGCCGTTGGCGTCAAGGCGGAGACGTGCCGTCGACGGCAATCGCTGCATCAATTGCTCCAGCCAGCGACGCTCGAGTCGATCGGCTTCAGCAGCCACCTTCCACTTGAAGGTCATCGCCCGCCGTCGGCCGCGCTGCTCCAGCAAACGATCCAGTTGGGAGAGCATCAGTCCACCAGCGGGGAGCAGCTGGGCGCCGTTGGGGGCGGACAACCAGCCATGCGAGCGGGATCCCACGAGCCCGTCCAGTTCCGCCAGAGCGGATCCGAGACCGAAGCCAAGAGCACCCGGTAGCTGCGGCAGCAACGTTTCAAGGCGCTCCCGCGGCAAGCACGACGGCAAAGCAGCCAGCTGTTGCTGACAGTGCGGCAAATGACTCTGATCCAGTGGAGCCACCTCCCCCCAGCCGGTCGCACCCGTCGTCGCCTCCAACCGCAGCAACCAACCACATCGATCCTGCAGAACCCCTGCTGCCGTTCGAAGCGGCCGGATCAGCGCGAACCGGAACGGTCGGATCTGCAGCTGGAGGTCCATCCCTTCATGGTTAGGACCGCAGCGCCCCCATGGCCAGTCCGATGCTGAGGCCCAGTCCGTTCCATGCCTGAAAACGCAGGGCTAAAAATTTGCTGCCGCCGATCCGCAGAGGCTGATCGTGATGGTCCAGCAGCAGGCGACTGAGGGCCACACCGGCCGGAAGTCCGAGCCAAGCAAGAAGGGCTGTGACTGGCCACTCCCCCAGAAGCACCGGCAGCGATTCCAACAGCAGCGTCACGGTGATCCAGACGGGAATCAGCGCCGCGGAACGGGCCGTTCCAAAACGCACCACCGGTGAACGCTTGCCATGGGCAGCGTCCTCTTCGACCTGATGAAAGTGCGAACAGAACAACACCAGGCTCGTCGCCAAAGCGGGACCGGCACCAAGTTGGAGGGCTGTCTGCCAGGGAATCTGGGCCTCACCTTGGGGTCCCAAAACCAGCAGGGACGCAGCAGTGGCCAGCGGGCCGAACGCCAGCCAGCAGAGCGGCTCCCCAAGCCCGAGATAACTGAGTCGGAAAGGGGGACCTTGATAGATGTAACCGATGCCGCAACAAGCGAGCACCAGCGGCAAAACCGCGGGCTGGCTGCGCCAAGTCAGCCAGGCCATCAGCAACAGACCCAGCAGCAGCACGGCATTCGCCAGCAGGGTCAATCCATCGCGACGACCGGTCAGATTCACCAGCGAATGGGGTTTCCCCACCAGGTCCACCCCGGTCTCAGCATCGAAGAGATCGTTACTGAGGTTCTCCCAGAGCAGGAGCAAAACAGCCGCCAGCAGGAATCCGAGCAACTGATCCAGGCGCATCGGCTCTGCTGAACCAATGCGCCAGCCGCTGGCCAGAAGCGCCGGCATCACGGCCACGGAATACATCGGCCACTTGATGGCTGCACGCCAAAGTTTGCGGCGCTGGTCGTAACGGGTTGCGACAGCCTGACGCTCTGACATGGACTAGAGCCCTTCAAGCAGGGTCAGGACCCATACATTTGAGCAGTCCACCCGCACGGCTTTCCCCGCGGATGACGGCTGACCACCGTTTCAGCACCTTGCTCGATGCCGCACGCAGCGGCTGGGAACAACGCAGCTGTGAAGACAGTCTGCTCAGCCTTGCGCTGCCGATTGAAGGAATCGATCCCCTGCCGGCCCTGCCGCATCTGGCCAACACGGACGCGTTCCGTTTCCTGTGGGACTGTGCACCTGGGCTTTCCCTGGCGGCCAGTGGGCGTTGCCAGCATCTGGAGCTGGCGGGGTTAAGACGTTTCGAGCTGGCTCAGCGCTTTTGCGACGTGACGCTGGGTCGGCTCATCGATGCCACACCAGCGACACACCCCCAGGCGCGGGCAAAGGTGTTGCTGGCCTTCAGCTTCTTCGAGCAGAGCGACGAACGCGATCCTCTGCCCAGCTCGGTGCCGTCCGTGCAGGCCGTCCTGCCGCGGTGGCAGCTCAGCCGACAGGGGCAACGTGGCTGGCTGCGCATCAACGGAACCGTCAGCGACATTGCCGACGCGAGGGAACTCGCGGAACAGTTGTGGCTGAAAACCCGAGAACTCGAGGCACCCCCCGGCGGCCCGCCGCTGCAGACGAGCGCGCCCATTCCAATTCCTGGCCGCCTAGCGGCAAAACCCTGGCAAGACCGCTACCGCCAGGCCCTGGACCGAGCCCTCGAGCTGGTTAATGAAGCGGAGCTGCACAAGCTCGTTCTGGCCGTTCGGCAAACCATCGATCTGGAGGAACCTCTCGACACCCTGCCTTTGCTCCAGCGACTGAGACATCAACAGGCCGGCAGCTGCCGATTCCTCTGGCAGCGCCAGAAAGGTGACGCCTTCTTCGGGGCCTCGCCGGAACGATTGCTCTGCCTGCGGGGTGACAACCTCCGCATCGATGCCCTGGCTGGCACAGCAGGGCGAGGGGATGACGGCAGCCAGCTGCTCCGCTCAGACAAGGATCGGCGCGAGCACGAACTGGTGGTGGAAACCATTACGGGCCGCCTGCAGCAAATGGGCCTGAACCCCTGGCATCGACCTCAGCCACAACTGGCGCGCCACGGTCTCCTGACCCACTTGCACACACCGATCACCGCAGATGCTGCCGGACGATCGGCGCTGGCACTGGCTGAGGAACTGCACCCCACTCCAGCGGTCGCGGGCTTGCCGAGGCGGGAAGCCATGGCATGGCTGCGGGCCCTGGAGCCGTTTGAACGCGGCGGCTATGCCGCACCGATCGGATGGATAGACAGTGCTGGAGACGCGGAATTACGGGTTGCCATTCGATGCGGCCATGCCCGGGGACACCGGCTGGATCTCACAGCGGGTGCTGGTCTGGTGCGCGGCTCAATCGCCGAGCGGGAACTGCAGGAAGTGGGCTTGAAACTGGCGGTGCTGGCCAATCAACTGGAGCTGCGCTCAGCGCTTTGGCAGTGAGCGCAAGCGCCACTCAAGTGACGAATCGCTGATCGCCGTTCCGAACGGTTCGGCACGTCCACCCACATGCTGCTGAAGGAAGGCTTCCACCAGCGCCACCATCGCCAGCGCATTGCGAGGGTTGGCCAGCCCATGGCCTTCGTCGGGGAAGACAACGAAATCGATCGGCAACTCTCGCCTCGCCATGGCAGCTGCGATGGCTTCGCTCTCCTGCAGCTTCACCCGTGGATCATTGGCGCCATGGCCCAGCAAAAGCGGCCGTTGAATGCGCTCAACGTGATTGATCGGGGAGATCGCATCAAGATCCACCTGACCCACACCGATCATCCGCTCGAACATGGCGCGGCCTGCTGCCCAGTACGGAGGCAATGACGCCAGCATGGTTCGCAGATTGGACGGTCCGACCTCCGAGATGGCGGCAGCAAAAAGCTCGGGATCACGGGTGAGGCCCGCGAGTGCTGCATAACCTCCGTAGGAGGCCCCCATGATCACCAGACGATCCGGATCAGCGATGCCCGCATCAACCGCCCATTGCACAGCATCGACAAGATCGTCCTGCATAGCGCCGTACCACTCACCTTCACCGGCCAGGAGATGGGCTTTGCCGAAACCGGTGGAACCGCGGTAGTTCACGCTCAGGGCGTGATATCCACGATTGGCCAGAAGCTGATGCAGCGGATCGTATCCCCAGAAATCCCGGGCCTGGGGACCGCCGTGCACAAGCAGCACAAGGGGTTGGGGTCCCTCAGCCGGCATCGCTGTGCGGGTGAGATAGGCCGGCAGTCGTCGACCATCTCGAGCCTTCAGATCCAGGCTCTCCATTGGAACCAGGGCGTATTGGTCAAGCTTTGGCTGAATCGCGAACAATTTGCGCGATGTTCGACGCTCGCGATCCCAGAGCCAATACTCGGCACTTCGGTCAGAGGAACTGATCGCCACAAGCCAAAGCCGATCACTCCGGTCGCGATCGAGAATTGAGAAACTGGCATCACCAGCGAGGCGCTGTAAGGCATCCAGATCAGGCTGAACCGTGTCATCCAGAACAACCCGCCGGCTGCGAAGGTCGGTCTCCACCAGCACCATCGGCGTACCGGTTTCTATGTCGCTCACTGCAAAGCCCACGGCACCGGCGCTGGAGCGATGCACAAGCTCAGGGCGACAATCAGTGCCGCAACGGGCTAACTGATCCCGGCTCCAACGGACGATCCGGGGGAGATCCTCGTCAGTGGTGAGAGCCCCATACAGCCACCGTCCATCACGGGTGAACCCGATCGGGCCGGACACGCGGGAGTCTCTGAAGTCAAAGCGCTGGAAGGGCCGCCATTCCGTCTCACCGGGAAGACGCAGCTCATAGGCACTGCCACCATCCGGCAGGGGCTCGCCCCGTAGGTAGGGATGCCAGTCGCCATTGACATGCATGACGCTGACGGGACGACCGTCCGCCACCGTGTAGAGCAACCGCATGGCCCCGGTGCTGAGGCTAAGGACGTAGAGGTCGTGGTAACGGGGGTCACGATCGTTGAGCCCCACCACAAGCTCGTCTGGCACATCGCGGTCAGCGGCCACCAGCGCGGCCTGGACACCTTTCGGCGGTGTCAGATCAACACTCTCCCCAGTGATGGGATCAATGCGCACCAGCACCGTGTTCTCGTCACCATCGCCATCGCGGCTGGAAATCAGATAACGGCCATCCGCGGTCCAGCTGGCTGGGTCATGAGGTCGCCGGCTGGCGCGGGTCAGCAAACGTGCCGGAGAACGACCCTCGAGATCCCGCACCCAGAGGTTGAGCACTCCTTCGTAAGGAGCCAGGAACACCAGGCGCTTGCCATCAGGGCTGAGATCAACAGCCGCAATCTCCGGGTTGCCGAACAGCACCTGGCGGGGAATCAGCGGCGGCTCCTCTGCAGCGGCAGGCGGCGTCAGGGTGACTGGCATCGTCAGCAGGACCCCGCTGAGCAATGCGACTGCCCGGCAGGCCTCTGATGTTGTCCAAGACCAACGGCGCATTCAGTCGCTCCAAAAGCCCGTCCAGTCTGGCGAGGCTCTCAACCTGCGCAGCCCCATAAGTCGCTCAGAAAGCGCGATGCAGACGTTCGATCGTCTGATCCGCAAGAGGCTGCTGCATCAGCCGTTCCACCTCCCGAACCCCCGTGGGACTGGTGACATTGATCTCGCTGAGCATTCCATCAATGACGTCGATCCCAACAAAGAACAACCCTTCCGTCCGCAGCGCCGGAGCGAGAGCCGAACAGATCAGGCGTTCCCGATCACTCAGCTCCGTGGCTTCGGCCTCACCACCCACAGCGAGGTTGCTACGGAACTCCCCACCACTTGGCCGCCGGTTGATGGCGCCCAGCGGTTCGCCGTCGACCAGCAGGATGCGCTTATCACCTTCCTTCACCGCCGGCAAAAAGCGCTGAGCCATCACCGGAAGACGCTCCTGTTCCGTCACAAGCTCCAGCAGAGCCTTGAGACCAGGCGCCTCTGCGGCAACACGAACAACACCGAGACCAGCACGACCGCCCAGGGGCTTCAACACCACTTCCCCCTGTTCATGTGCGAAATCAGCCAACTCCTGAACCCGGCCAGCCACCAGCGTCGGGGCCATCCAGCGGGAGAAACGCAACGCCCCGAGCTTTTCATTCCAGGCCCGCAGGGCACTCGGACGGTTCAGCACCAGAACCCCCGCTCTCTCCGCCACTTCCAGCAGATGGGTGGCGTACAGGTAAGCCTCATCAACCGGCGGATCCTTACGCATCCAGATCGCATCAAAACCGGTGAGCAGCAGCCGCTCACAGGGCCCGGTTGTGATCCATGGATCCGGCGTGACGGGAGTTGCCATCGCCAGCGGCTCCTCACCGCGGGCGATCAGATCCGACGGCGTACAAGCCCAGAGCTCATCACCGGCCCGGTGTGCGGCCTGCATCAAAGCGGCGGACGAATCCTTCTCCGGGTTGATCTGCCGGAGCGGATCAAGGACAAAGAGCTGGCGCATCCTCAGGCGGAAAGGAGCGGATCCAGATCACCGGCTCTGTTGAGGGCGTGAAGTTCATCGCAACCACCAATGTGCTGATCATCGATGAAGATCTCGGGCACACTGCGACGGCCTCCACTGCGCTCAGCCATCGCGTCACGGGCAGCGCTATCGCCATCGATGGCGTATTCGGTGTAACTCACCCCCTTACTGTCCAGAAGACTCT
Coding sequences within:
- the gshB gene encoding glutathione synthase produces the protein MRQLFVLDPLRQINPEKDSSAALMQAAHRAGDELWACTPSDLIARGEEPLAMATPVTPDPWITTGPCERLLLTGFDAIWMRKDPPVDEAYLYATHLLEVAERAGVLVLNRPSALRAWNEKLGALRFSRWMAPTLVAGRVQELADFAHEQGEVVLKPLGGRAGLGVVRVAAEAPGLKALLELVTEQERLPVMAQRFLPAVKEGDKRILLVDGEPLGAINRRPSGGEFRSNLAVGGEAEATELSDRERLICSALAPALRTEGLFFVGIDVIDGMLSEINVTSPTGVREVERLMQQPLADQTIERLHRAF
- a CDS encoding isochorismate synthase MenF, with product MTADHRFSTLLDAARSGWEQRSCEDSLLSLALPIEGIDPLPALPHLANTDAFRFLWDCAPGLSLAASGRCQHLELAGLRRFELAQRFCDVTLGRLIDATPATHPQARAKVLLAFSFFEQSDERDPLPSSVPSVQAVLPRWQLSRQGQRGWLRINGTVSDIADARELAEQLWLKTRELEAPPGGPPLQTSAPIPIPGRLAAKPWQDRYRQALDRALELVNEAELHKLVLAVRQTIDLEEPLDTLPLLQRLRHQQAGSCRFLWQRQKGDAFFGASPERLLCLRGDNLRIDALAGTAGRGDDGSQLLRSDKDRREHELVVETITGRLQQMGLNPWHRPQPQLARHGLLTHLHTPITADAAGRSALALAEELHPTPAVAGLPRREAMAWLRALEPFERGGYAAPIGWIDSAGDAELRVAIRCGHARGHRLDLTAGAGLVRGSIAERELQEVGLKLAVLANQLELRSALWQ
- the grxC gene encoding glutaredoxin 3, giving the protein MAKVEIYTWRTCPFCVRAKSLLDSKGVSYTEYAIDGDSAARDAMAERSGGRRSVPEIFIDDQHIGGCDELHALNRAGDLDPLLSA
- a CDS encoding S9 family peptidase; amino-acid sequence: MRRWSWTTSEACRAVALLSGVLLTMPVTLTPPAAAEEPPLIPRQVLFGNPEIAAVDLSPDGKRLVFLAPYEGVLNLWVRDLEGRSPARLLTRASRRPHDPASWTADGRYLISSRDGDGDENTVLVRIDPITGESVDLTPPKGVQAALVAADRDVPDELVVGLNDRDPRYHDLYVLSLSTGAMRLLYTVADGRPVSVMHVNGDWHPYLRGEPLPDGGSAYELRLPGETEWRPFQRFDFRDSRVSGPIGFTRDGRWLYGALTTDEDLPRIVRWSRDQLARCGTDCRPELVHRSSAGAVGFAVSDIETGTPMVLVETDLRSRRVVLDDTVQPDLDALQRLAGDASFSILDRDRSDRLWLVAISSSDRSAEYWLWDRERRTSRKLFAIQPKLDQYALVPMESLDLKARDGRRLPAYLTRTAMPAEGPQPLVLLVHGGPQARDFWGYDPLHQLLANRGYHALSVNYRGSTGFGKAHLLAGEGEWYGAMQDDLVDAVQWAVDAGIADPDRLVIMGASYGGYAALAGLTRDPELFAAAISEVGPSNLRTMLASLPPYWAAGRAMFERMIGVGQVDLDAISPINHVERIQRPLLLGHGANDPRVKLQESEAIAAAMARRELPIDFVVFPDEGHGLANPRNALAMVALVEAFLQQHVGGRAEPFGTAISDSSLEWRLRSLPKR